The DNA segment aaaaaataaattattgcaagataaaaatatattctatctaaattataattttttttatattttatatattaagcaaaatttataaagtaaaatgtCAGTTGCCATTTTTCTGTTGGCTGCTTTCTATGATTGAAATGTaacttttctttttcatttttgatgAGAGTTCAATTTTCGAGGTAATTCAATCGCTTATGTAACTTTCATTATCCGTCGATACTCACAATGGTGAACCATAAACTTCCACCCATCCATCTCCATCAGTACTTCatgtaaaatttatatttttaaaaaaaaatttaaaaattttaatttcttgtcAAAAAAAATCTTGAACTAGACAAAGGATGACAATTATGATCCGAGTTTAAAACATAAAGGTGATCCATTTGAGATCAGTCTAGATAATTTTTGTATATATGAAATGggttaaatgttttaatttttattactcGACAAGTTTGGATCAGGTAACTGAGATTGTataagatttataaaatattagatCATATTGGTTGATAATCCATCCATTTTTCTCACTTCTTTCATCGGCTCTATAAAATATGTTGTCATCGTTCACGAATTTTTTTCTATGTTATATGTGGGTTCAATAATTGTTTTTGTCGGGAGACTAATCAAAGCGTGGTGATTGAGCTtctgtacgatttaaaatatttgagttgcgtTTCTATCACAAGCTATATATTTGGGTAAAACGAAAAACGTCGGGTTTTACTATTGGTACCAGAGCTAATGTAATATGTCTGATCCCACATATTGTAAGGAATACAATTATTAGAAGGTGAATTGTTGATAGGCAATAATTTTATCTGCCGCGAGAGCAATTGAAACGTGTCGTTTAAGtcgtatatttaaaaaaaatttgagtgaGACCACTAACCACCGGCTATAtcttttgtaaataaataaataaataaataaataaataaatatatatatacacacacacacacatatctatactatattattaagtttgagacccTTAAAATAATTACCTTAGAGGACACCAAAATATGTAATTCCATAATTACATTTCTTTCCCTACTAAAAACCTGCTCaatcactccatattttacatagaaaaaatctaaacaaaacttccTTCTTAAATcaaacaactcttctaaattgaaaataatttctttttaattgtttagtattatttgatcaaattaaaaataataataacacatgcaaTACGTGTGTATTTTTtactagtatatataaaaaatgaggCCCTCACATGCAATATAAAACAAagtacaaataatatatatatttatatatatgtgtgtgtgtgtgtgtgtgtgtgtaaagaATGAGGCCCTTGGGTGTAATATAAAACAAAGTACAAATAATATCGGTatacttatttatttatctattcttcacaaatattttaaaattttttttaaacattcaaTTTGGCACATTAGTTATAAAGTTTATTGAAAATAATCTTAATATATTATCCTTTCTAAGTACACAGCAGAATAATTACTAATTAATTGTTAGGATCGAGAGGTTGATTAGATATGGTGAATAAACAATCatcacaaaattttcaaaaaaaaatcaagtgggTTAGCAACTTTTGAATATCATCCCTGATCAGTTTAGCTCAACATGCCAGCTATAAGAGTACCTGCGCGGAATGGGGCTCATTGAATTGATTTGAACAATAATTCAATAATTTGCAAAAAAAACCACTTCAATAGAAATTATTTATGGTCTACTGAAACTCCTAGCTAACAGACAATcttaaaaatttgaatataaagTCTCTTTCTATCAgttacaaatattttcaaaataaataatctaaGCAAAATTTGATCATTACAATGATCGAATAAAACTTCAAGCGTGTGCTCCAATAACTCTTGATCAGTTAGGCTTTCACAAACTTCATAAATAGATAAATTTTAGAGAGTGAGATTGTACAGGCTGATAGATTCAAAAGTTGAGCCTTATATAGAAGATTTCCAACGTCCAAACCCGAACTACTCTTTTTGAATCATTCTTGGGCCTTACCAAAAATAGCATATGCAGTCACGTGTCATTGTGAGGCATGGGGCCGAAAAGGGTGGGGAGGGGGGGTtgatcgtcggtgccatgaggttgcacggacaatgagggGCTCCTTGCAGAATTCTAGgcgaagggaacatgaatgaactgatCTCACACCGGAAGGAGAAGAATTCCAAAAACTGTTCAAGCATGAGACTGTGCAGTTAATGagtgcttaaaagatttgatatgtactagtCATATCAAAAAGGTACATCTTTTTTTCgggagctcatcacataagaactctaaaGTTAAACGTTCTTGACTTGGGGGTAATTCTGATATGGGTGACCTCCAGAGAAGTtttctagggtgcgtgtgagtgaggacatatgcacgctggaaagactcttCTTAGTACAGTGgagacagtcgtcgaatctggggcgtcaCAGTCATCGTATGAAATTGTACAAACAAGTAATGCATATGAATTCTGACAATTAACGGCTCGAAAATTTTTAATGTACTATAAAtactattttaatatcataagcTTGACCGAAGAATGTTGATCTGATCTTTTGAGGAATAAGTTTGACATCTCAGTGTGAAGACCGTGAAATATGGAAGTGCACCAATCTTGGAGGAGATTCATGCAGCCCAAAATCACTCTCCATTTGCACATAAGGAAGCCAAAATCACTCACCATTACAGCATGAATCTCGGATGTGTATCTCGAATCAAGAAGAGGCCACGTTCATTTGGGAGAGAAGAGTATAATCATCCCTTTGACTAAGTCATTAGCAACATTAAGGGAGTGATAAAAGCTTACCTTGTAGCTGACTATCCAAGCCTATATAAGAAGAACTTAGGTGGTAGTAATCTCACCTCACATACTGCAAAATCCCTCCCCGTAGCTACAGAAATTAGAAATATAGCTGCTGGAAAACAGGCCAAATTCGAAGCATTACAGCAGCCGAGTTCGAAGCTTTGCCGCGATCTTGTTCCAACGGAGTTCTTTTAGCACGTCTTTCTAGCGTTTTAATCCAAACGAAATcatgtaagtgggcttttgataTATGTATTTCTTCGTAAGTAGGTTTTTTATACTATTATATTTGGCACACTTATTTTCTTTTAAGTGAGCATGATATCtttcgaaaataaattaaatatgactttgaaaattcgatcggcatgatatattcgtttCCGTTTAGTATGCAATCCCCTGAAATTTCGTTGTTGAAAGCATGTTGAGTATTTTGcaatgcactgtaatgattcgatTTAGAAGTGGTAAAGAAAATTCCGAACTTTGATATGCTTTGTttaggccctgatgcggtgggttataataaccgttccTTTGGCCTCGCCTCTTAGAGGAgtacatataggggactgatcagtaaaaaccatagaaaatgagatgattttcagtgctatatTCGTATTTGTGTTAGTATTTGATTCAACATACTTAATATTGAGATTTCGATAATTTATTCGTATGTATATCTTTGATATTTGTCATGCACGATCGGActccatttactgagtatttcccaaaatactcaccccttacttccTCCCCAcccagataagaatgaagagcAAATGGATGAAGAGGAGCAAGAGCAATTTTGGGGATGGTAGAAGATCTCGAGTTATTCCAGAAGTTTTAAAGCTTAGTTTATGTTTATCGCTTCCGCACTATTAAAACATTTTAATCAGTTTATTTTGGTATTTAAGTTGAAAAGACGATTCTTTTGTTGATTATGagaaataaactggttttggtttatactgtactacgaggctgcTTGCTTgacgattatgtgattgttgagcaacgccgatgtcgactaaccccggtctcggggcgtgacactcAGAGTCTGACTTATGCGTTCGATGAGGCTTGAAAGAACCTGACTGATTTAGTATGAGATAACCATCTGTTGTCTTTGAGAGAACAATTGCCTTTGACAGTTCAGTTAGGTTGTGCTCTTTCAATTAATCAGTTAGTCTTGTTTCGATCTGGCAGCCTTTCATTATTTTGTGAATcaccaaaattttaattgtccaaaattaattatacaatttttattggttgaagtaaaaaatatatattatataatttcataaaagatatttattatatataaaatagtaTTATGTGTATGCGTGTTTTTTCCAAATATGCCTTCTTAATGCTTATTTAATAAATACGGATTTATCtgttaaaaaagaaataaatcattAATTGTCTACataatatataagaaaaaaaatttacattttccaCCTTATAAGGCAAACGAGATATTTTAGATAGTTGGAAAAACTACAAGTCTTATTTAATTTCAGCTCTTGTGAACCAATTTAGTCATTTGAACAAAGTCTTATcccatatcttttatttttcaatgggGTCTACGTCAGCAATGATATTTTCCATATCaatgaaaatagtaaaaatttagactataataaaaaaaatacaaacataataaattaatattgcattttaattatttaaagaaccTGCATCACAATACAGCCAtaaccaaaattataatttttccataaaatttaaaaatcaatcCGGAGCTTCAAAGTGGAGAAACGGCAGGAATTCTTTTTAagcaataatatatatatatatatatatatatatatattggtgAAAAATCCAAAGTAATTTTTGGCACTATAATATTTATAGATTAATGGAAACAGCTGGATGGCCATATTTTGTATCTAGAAAACGACCCGTGacaagtttatttattttatttttcaaaatagtgacatttttattttaataaatcaataaaaaaaacatgggtTGTCGGCCTGCAATCTTAGAATAACattctaattaaaattttatattagtaATCAAATATCAGTGTGATATATATAAGTTCATAAATATCAAAATAGGTGACGAcggatataattaattattctcATTTTCTTATAATACAGATAGATATTATGGATGTAgcattgataattatttatttggtgtcAAATATTCTTGTCATCTTCATCGCTACgtcaacattaaaaaaaaaaaaaaaagaactaaaattgcaAAGAAGCAAAGCTATTgcactaaaactgaaatttaactgaaataaaaattaggccaatttaataatataccaATTTATAGACTTAGAAAAAGTCatgtaaatataatatcatgttcgtacaataatataatatatacaaaatGAGAAGATCATCTGAAATTTATATCCACCATTCTTTGTATAAATTGACCGTATACATGTCAAAGCTTTGCATGTGTACATATATTCACAACTCCAAATACTAACATAATTAATCTGCTCTTTTGAATCAGAAAACCATTAATGGGAGAAGAATTAGCAGAAGGGCTCATAGAAATCAACGAAAACAGCTTGCAAACAGCAATCACACCTACCCAGGAAGCACACTTCGTGCTGATCCATGGAATTGGTGGCGGCGCCTGGTGCTGGTACAAGATCAAGTGTGTGATGGAGAATTCAGGCCACAGAGTCACATGTCTCGATCTCACAAGCGCCGGAATCGaccaaaccgatcctaacacaGTTCTCTCGTTTCAAGATTACAACAGGCCACTTGTTGAATTCCTTCAGTCCTTGGAAGATGGTCAGCAGGTTCAGAACCATTTCTGCACACGCACAGATACGGGTCTAGTGTGTGTTTTTCCTGCGTGATTGGTGCATGATTGAAGATGGGTTTTTTTGGAACTTGCAGGTGATTTTGGTGGGGCACAGTGCTGGAGGGCTTAGTGTGAGTGACGCGATTCACAAGTTTGGGAGGAAGATAAAGGCTGCGGTGTTTGTCGGAGCCACCATGTTGAAATGTGGCTTTGCGAGTGATGAAGATGTCAAAGATGTAAGTTCATTATCTCCATCTACTTCATTATACATATGCTTAGTTTGTAGTACACTGCAACAATGTGTTAGTCGACATAGTTTGAAAAATGACATTTATcgattattgttttttttttatttacgatattttctcaaatttattttaaaaaaatgagcttcaaacatacataaaaaaaatagatttttaataaattatcatGTCTACATTGCTTTTGCACATCATAGGCTATAGGAGAAGAATTCccaattttgatcattttaaaaaaaagagtcaACTTTTGTTTGCTTGATAATGATAAGACTGAACAAttgtcgttttatcaaaaattatatcttagaagataatttttaaaacagatcaaatataatttttttagaacattTATAATAACTCAAAGCACCGTGTATCGATTGTTATGTTGATGTGGAAGATTAATTAAACTGTGTGAGTTCCATTAAGGATTTGGATTTTACAAAAAAAGAAGACCGGAAAATATGATAATAAGTGATATGGAataattgtcaaatttgtatATATGGTGAACAGAATCAAGGGACGTCATTGTGATGGCTACGTTTAATTGGACGGTTGTGATTAATTGCAAACAACTGTCAACAATTTATGCTTGTCTCCTGCTCTTGTGTCTGAACAATGTACTATATATATCCATGTAAGAACCATGTGTTCTTACCACTCACTTATTGTTTTCTGAATTCTNTGTAAATAGTtgtttatttacatttttttgaatggattttgtttttaatttcttaataaattatattttttttgtttttctattatttttcataGAAGACAATTTTGTAGAAAAGTTCTTGGTGAAATTGCCAATAAATTGTCAATATTatcgattttaaaataataaaataggaTTAATTATTGGTGTTGAATgagaatattattaatattggtGTTTAATgagaatattattatttttataacagGGAGTGCCTGATGTTTCCGAGTTTGGAGCTCTCGATGAGGTGTATGATTTTTGGTTCAGATTAGGACAGGATCATCCCCCAACCAGTGTAATGgttaaaaaacaattacaacGCAAACTTATTTACCATATGTCTCCTCAACAGGTAAAGTTATCCCAcgtctattattattattattattattataaagaaaaaatgCAAATGAGAGATTTATCATGTAACGAATCGATTGACGTCTGGTAAAATTCAGAGATTTACCCACAACTAAAGAAATTAGTAAACCCTTAAGGCACAAGGATTACAAATGTGTAATCTAATGGTTGAGTTGATTCGATTCCATGATTCGCGGCTTGGTTATATACATTCTTTGTCCATCCTTTTgtacttaaaaaaatatataattcatattcGTGAAACGAAATTTGTTTAAAAGCATACTTGTTTCGAGCTATGATTGAATAGCTCTAGTAATTTTGTTTCAAGGATTCATGCCTAGCAGCAATGCTTCTAAAGCCAGGGCCAATTCAAGCTCTACAATCTGCTACATTTACTGAGACCGAGGATTCGGATAAAGTACCACGAATATACATCAAGACGTCGCGGGATCGAATCCTCAGATCTTATCAGCAAGACGCCATGATCAAGAAATGGCCGCCATCTGAAGTTTACGCTTTGGAAAGTGATCACAGTCCTTTCTTTTCAGCTCCACTTGGGCTGATTGAGTTTCTGGTTAAAGTTGCAGTTACTCATGGATCTGACGAGTAGGTGGTCTGCAATATAAATGGACAAAATTATCCTCCCGACCTTTATATCCTTTCGAACCCTATTCATATGTTTTTTAAACGAAAATAAGATTGCAAGGGGTAGTATTGTGATTTCTTAttattcaattgttgaagatggATATGATATCAGCATTGATAAAGTTGAAATGTAAAGAAGTCTGAGAAAATGTCTGTTATACTGATTCaatcgaatcgaaccgaaaaccgtattttttataattcagtTGAAACTCAGATGTAATCGACTTGGATCAAACTGGACTCGGGaagataaaaaagaaatttttaaaagaaaataattaatataatagaCAAGTGAGTGATGCTCATATGGACAAATTATATTATTCCCTGCACaggcatatatatatacacacaatgGACAATGGCTCGGGCGGTCTTCATCAAACGACGACGTAATGCTTCAAGACCTGCCGAGCAAGATCAGAAGCCCCACTTTTCTTATAGATCAAGTGCAGATTATAAGCTGCTTCTCTCCGAAGATCGCAGTAGCCTCGACTTTTAGTATCTGTATCTTGATTTTCATCTGGAAGTTTTGGGATGGGCAAGTCGCTCTGATGGATTGCCAAAACCTTTTCATAATAAATAACAGCCAAAGTAACTAGACCAACGTGATGATATGCCCGAGCAATGTTAAACAACGATTCCTGCAATTGAAGTTCAAGGTCACTTTATTGCTCCACACTATGTGAAAGGGGAAAAAAACAACACATAACCGGCTTCAAAATCCTAAATCACCAGAGACAACTGAACAGATAAATACCGATTTTGAGCAAAATGTTATAGACATCATTTGATCTCAAGTCTTAATACAGCCAAACCTGATTATCTTTACAAAGCCGGGCGTTGTTGTGGAGGAAAGCAAGTCCTTGAAGTACAGTCTGGTGCTTGTTTTGGAGTCTGTGGCCTAGAGCTAAGTTTATCAAGGCAGTACCTAAAGAAAATGAAAAGCTTCATTAGAGCATCTCCAGAGTCACTTCAAGCAAAAAGAATACTGGCGTTTAATATCTGGAACTTTCAACGTGATGTTTTCTAGCAAAAGATTTATACCAGCACAGAGGTTGACAAGGGGATCGTCAGGCATCAGTTTATAAGCTTCCAAATATTCTCGAGCAGCTGCTTGATGTTGACTAATCATGGTAAAATGATGCCCGGAAATAAGAATTGGAGGTACAGAATCTTTGTGCTTTGTCCGCATATTATGTAGGAATTTATTGTGCTTCGAGAATCTAATACCAAATCTACaacaggaaaaaaataaaaataaaaagagaccAGAGGCAAATCAACAAAAATTATGTGAATGTATAAATCAAAACTTTTTTAATCATGTGCATGGCATGCAAAAGATTCATCACTACAATTAGTTGTAGAGACTAAGTTTCAGTGGGTTCATAGAATGTGCATTCAAGAGTGAATTGAAAGCTCAAAATTAAAACTTGATTGAATCcaattatgaaaaatttaaaatggtcTGAAATCGAAGGATTTTTTTACCAAAGTGGGCTGTGAATTAACTGGGGAGAGGTTTTATGTAGCCTACTCATGTACTTCCACAATGAAAACAACTCATAGCTTGGAATTACTGAGAGCACACAACTGGAAATTATCGTATACAAGCTCGAGAGTCTCATAATGCCTCCAAATAGAGTTTTGCTTCATGGAAGTTTATATTACCAGCCATAAACTCACACTTTATCATGCTGAAATCGATATGTTGCTGGGGTATCTTGTTACATGTCTCACGCTGACTTCACAGTGAAATGTAAAGTGGTTAACAAGCTTAAGAGTTCTCCAACCTAGAAGGCTAACCTTTTCAAAACACCATTAGCTGATTAACATCGTCTATTAGACGCAAATAGATATGTTTTAGCAAAACAACAATAAATGTAGAACAAAGGCATTGTTACCTTGATACTGCTTTGTAGTAGCAACTCCAGGCAGCAAAGCTGTAAGGATGCTGACTCACAAGGTACCGCACGCAATCCCACCCATTTGCAGGATCAGCAAGATTATATGCTATTCCTACAAGTTCAAAGACGAGGAAATGATCTAGAACTTCTAAAAAATTACAATGCACCTATTCCCAAGTAATGACGAAGCCCAGGTCACTACTGAAATAAAAGAACCAAACATGAAGGAAGATCTACAAAAGTAGCTACAGttatttcataatttcaagACTTACGAGCTCCAAGAGTTCGAAGCTCCTCCTTCATCCCAGTAGAAAAAGTATTGCATACCACTTTCAAGCAAAGATTGATGATCTCTAATGCATCCCAATACCTTCTCAAGGATGATAATGACTTGCATAACTAaagaaattgattttactaagaaaattttaatcacaCGACAGAGTTAATGGAAGatcatatataaaatcaaaCTCTAACCAGGGATGAACACATTTAGGAAAATATAAAGAGAAACATGTGGAAGTaatcatgattaaataatatagcaCAGCATCAAGTACCACAATCAAATCTAATTCTTATCTTTAATCGGCTCTTCATATATTctgaatatttatttgttttcaagTTCAAATGATTTACCAAATGCCTTATGCTGTCAATATTATCAACGCAAAGGAAATATGTTAGCAGGACCTTCAGTTCCATTcctgtttaatatgtatttctgTTCTTAAAATATGTCTGTGTTATCAGCAATTTCTTTCAAGCTACTCGATGCCTCGCCCTGCAGGCTAATAAGTAACTGAGATTCACGTCATGTTTACAGATTACAACATCAAATTAAGATTGGCTTTCCATGAAATAGAGAAAAATGGTCTGAAGCCATTTCTTGATTTTATGTTCTCTGAATTGCAGGCAATCTGacaaataaatacataattgcACAAGAGAGATAATATAGGGCAAAACAGCtctaattacaagtttttttccTTCTTCCTCTCAAGTTCTATCTTATCCTAGTGAACTTGATACAGCCCCAGTAAGTTTTTAGGTCTACCGATATTAAATGCCAACATGATCCAGTAACATTGATACCTGGTGCAGGTTCACTGGAACATGGCTGTTGAAACAGATAGGAGAGAcaaaaccaaactttgaaaaaATGAGACAAAGGGTCGGTAGAGTGGGAAGAAGATGGTGAATTGGAGGCTTACGTCTAAAATCAGATGATGATGCCCTTCATCTTTTAGAAGATCTGGCAAAGGGGGTTCCGGAAACAATCGCTGAACCAGTTATTAATTGCATCAAAATGAAAAACAGGTGAGTGGGCCATATCTATATAATCCAAAAGGGAACAATTATAATTTAATCAGGTCACAGTTTTGATTCCTTACTGGAGATTCTTCATCCGAATCATCACTCTCCCAATCAATTCCAGCAGCCAACGCTGCAGCCCTTTTTGCTTCCTTTATTGCATCTTTCCTCCGAAGCAATTTCTTTGCCCTGCTGGCTTTAGACCTATTCCAACATTAAAACTATAATCACATAGCAGTAGCTATTTTCTCTGACAGCTTCTATCCTTATAGGAACattcattaaattatttaacACGCAGTTTAGGGTTGACTCACACTAGCAAAGTATTTTCCAACATCAAGGAGTCAAAGCATGACTAATGCAAAAAAAGATCGCAATTCATTCTTTTTTACTCTTATTGTGTACTCCTGCTGACATAGACACATCTCGAGTCGGTATATAGATTGGATGTCGTCATAGAAGGACGTCGCATCCCAAAGCAAATATATGAAGCATAAACAATTATGAGGCAGCTACTTTTAGTAGGGCTAAGAAAAGCCACGTATAGAATTCAGCCACTAGAGCATACTGAATTCAATTTTTGTAAGCCACAACTAGGCCCACCATAAATTTTGGTCAGGACTTGGGATCAGCACATTGACAAAGGAAAAATTGTAAATTCCCCTTTTTGGCATTTCAGAATCCATATTTAGGAGAATTGCTGCAGACAGAGACAATATCGCCCATGTAAAGGATGGTCTAGTTACACGTCAATAATAATAAACGCCCATGTAAAGGATGGTCTAGTTACACGTCAATAATAATAAACTAACATACAATTGCCAATTAGATTAATAGTGAATTATAGAACTAAACTATAACAAATGAATGTAGATTTACCAAGTATTCTGTCTCATCAATGCCACTATTCCAACTTAAAATGCTGCCTGATACTACGATTTTATTAACATGAAGAAAATTATGTCCCACTGGCAGGTAACTGTAGTCACAACTAGCAAGGATCGAATGATCACTATTATTTACTCCTCTTAAGTAACTAATATACCTATCCATGGATTGATTGATTGGTCAATCGATGGATAGATAGGTAATTAAGGCATAAAACTAGAAATGTGTTCAGCCAAAAAACTCACAAATCTGCAGATGAGGCTACGGGCCTAAATCTGTGAAATACGTGGCCAGTCTGATGATCGTCCAGTACTTTAGCCCTCTCTGAAAGAACACTTCTAGACAATCGTTTCCTGGGCTTAACCTGATTCCAAATGAAGATTTGAAACTCTAAAATTATCATGGTACTACTAAATATTAAATGTGCTCATCAAGAATGGAACACAAATCAACAAATGTAGGGCATAATCGCCACGATGTATCTAATCTAATATGAAGGCTCTGGTTTCGTCGCAGAGAATTAAATAGGATTGAAGGCTCTGGTTCCATCCCACACCTAAGGTCACGAATGAATTTTTTTGtgtccaaataaaattttatattttgtcattTGCTATGTAATCTTTTTTTATTGGGCAACTTCTAGATGCACAATTCCCTACCAGAAACACAGAGATAAATTAGCATCTTGAGGATGTTTTTGCAATAATGTAACTCTTCACATCCAAACAGAAAAACCTTTTCTCTTGGGAGTGAATAATTTGGAAGAACTGCCATTTGGATCCCTTCAGCTAATGTGACAGTAATTCTGAAATTTCAAGATTTGCAGCAGCATGAAATGTGAACTCTATGAGATCTGAAGTACTTGGTATGCTTGGATTAAGAAAAATAAGATGACTTTTACAATAATCTAATTCATCACAGGTTCTCGACAATAAGTATCAAGCTTAGAAAGTAGAAAGAACCATTGCTGGCGAAGCCTTCAACCGTGTGTAGCAAGGATGGAgaattgatatattgatttactTTTGTACTACTACTCAGATAATTGAAGGTAGTTCTTTCaaaacattcataaattaacaaACAAGAAACTACTTTATCCACAGAAGTTTCATTTCAAGTCAGCTGACAATGGAAAAAAGAACACAGATGGGTAGAACATAGACCAGAGAGAGGGGATGTAATTTAACGTTACCTTTCGCCGAACTGATTCAAGAACCAAAGTCTCGCGAATTACAGGAAAAATTACATCTACGAAAGCCTCACAAGACCCTttagctttataaatttgagAAAGCTTTAATTTTATTCTCCCACAATGCCACCATGCTTTAGACACATCTGAATTTGGGGCAAGAGTTGATTCTGAAAATACAACACACCACTTACTAGGAAAGTGATAAATGATAAGATGTCCTATTAAAAAAGGCCAAAAGAGAGAAGTATACCTTCTTCTACCGGAGGTGACAGCACAGAGATTGCTTCATCTTCTCTACCGTCTTCAAGAAGAAGAGATGACAAAGTCAACCGAGCATCAACACCATCATTAAGTTTTTGAATAGCTGAACACAATTTAAATTGATCATATACTTCAGTGAAACAATACAAAAGTAGGGTACAAGATACAACGTGAAGCATAGAAAAGACCAGGCAATTACAAGTTTTAGACTTCGTTATTTGATTCACTTACCTTTGTGATAATATTCAATAGCTTGAGCTCTTTTCTTCAAAGAAACACAACACCTGGCGATTTTCAAATGTAAATAGCCCTAAATTTAAGATGAATTGAATACAAAAAGCCCTTAGTCAGTATCATCCTAGTGCTCTAAGATACTTCTCTGAAGACATTCAGATGCATAAGTTATTGCACtagcaaaa comes from the Primulina huaijiensis isolate GDHJ02 chromosome 8, ASM1229523v2, whole genome shotgun sequence genome and includes:
- the LOC140982648 gene encoding methylesterase 17 isoform X2 is translated as MGEELAEGLIEINENSLQTAITPTQEAHFVLIHGIGGGAWCWYKIKCVMENSGHRVTCLDLTSAGIDQTDPNTVLSFQDYNRPLVEFLQSLEDGQQVILVGHSAGGLSVSDAIHKFGRKIKAAVFVGATMLKCGFASDEDVKDDSCLAAMLLKPGPIQALQSATFTETEDSDKVPRIYIKTSRDRILRSYQQDAMIKKWPPSEVYALESDHSPFFSAPLGLIEFLVKVAVTHGSDE
- the LOC140982648 gene encoding methylesterase 17 isoform X1, which produces MGEELAEGLIEINENSLQTAITPTQEAHFVLIHGIGGGAWCWYKIKCVMENSGHRVTCLDLTSAGIDQTDPNTVLSFQDYNRPLVEFLQSLEDGQQVILVGHSAGGLSVSDAIHKFGRKIKAAVFVGATMLKCGFASDEDVKDGVPDVSEFGALDEVYDFWFRLGQDHPPTSVMVKKQLQRKLIYHMSPQQDSCLAAMLLKPGPIQALQSATFTETEDSDKVPRIYIKTSRDRILRSYQQDAMIKKWPPSEVYALESDHSPFFSAPLGLIEFLVKVAVTHGSDE